In Tachysurus fulvidraco isolate hzauxx_2018 chromosome 5, HZAU_PFXX_2.0, whole genome shotgun sequence, the genomic stretch CCATCCCACAATCACATGGAGCATTTGGGCCGCCATGGAGCCCTGGCTCTACCGCATCCATTTGGACCATACCACCCAGTCATGGAGCGCAACATGGTGCGGCCAGAGTTAACATACGCTGAACGGCTGACTGCAGAGAGACTCCATGCTGAGAGGATGGCAGCAACTGCTGTAGACCCTGTGACCAGACTTCAGATGCTCAATGTaacaccacaccatcaccagcACTCACACATCCACTCCCACCTCCACCTGCACCAGCAGGACCCACTCAACCAGGGTGAGAATCTTGGTTCTAATTAGAGTGCCATGTGATAATCATAAACGTCTGATATTACTGATAATAATAGACATTAGGTAGATCTTTATAATGTTTTAGGGGTCATTTTTAAGGGCCTCTTCTGCTTGTGAGGTGACttgataatatataaaatataagaatatataaaatatttagatatCAGAGACAGATACCTGTCATCTCATCTATTGTCAGGTTCAGGGCCCCACCCTTTGGTAGAGCCGTTGGCAGGCGGTCCCCCACTGGCTCGGTTCCCCTACCCACCAGGTGCACTTCCTAACCCACTGATCAGTGAGTTGCCACATGAACACGACATGCTGCGACACCCTCTCTTTGGTGAGTGTCCAGGATTGCAGAGAATCACAGTATAATTtctagaatatactgtataatatcaTATTGCTTGTATGacatattattttgtttctatctCTATAGGAGCAGCATTCCCAAGAGAATTACCAGGACCACTGGGTCCCATGTCAGCTGCACATCAGCTGCAGGCCATGCAGGCTCAGTCAGCTGAGTTACAGAGACTGGCACTGGAACAGCAGTGGCTACATGGACACGCACATCTGCATGGTGCTCCTATCCCTAGCCAAGAAGACTACTACAGGTGAGTGAAGACTTTAGCTTGACCTTTCAGAAAAACGATTTACTCTTCAGTCTTAACTTGCTGATGTCACTCCCAAATGCAGATTGCTCTTTAATTCGTCTGATCATTTGATTCCTAAATCAATTACCTTTTATGTTCTAGtccatgtattattatttgtagaaTTATTTATAGGCTGTAGTGACAGGAAAGCGAAGCAACATTACTGTGAATACACTagagttgattatttttgttcACATAACAATACATCCCAACACAAATGTTTCTTTACCCTTATTACATTTGTTAAAGATCTTAAAtgtaaatcacatttaaataaaggatTTTGAATAAAAGGATGACCTGCTCATcctattatataatttatagctTGTTTCATTTTTGGTATCTTCCGtataacaatttatttataacttatatacaACAGTTATAATCTGTTATTCTCTCAccaggtttttttctttcttgaagTTGATAAGATAAATATACAGATTGCtatattaccaaaaaaaaagcaaagcataAAGCCCTGTGCCTTTAAAACTCTCCTATGTAAAACTTAATGTTGCAGCATTCTCTGCCTGGCAAAGACAACTTTTGATTATtcatatcaacaattacataCATTTAAGTCCATTCACATGGAGCATCCACCCTGCAGgtcatataaacctgtgatttattgCCTTAAAGCCAGAGCTGCTGTCATTGTTGGTGTTAAATctaaaccttctgaccaatcagatttaataatttaaattaagcattgtattattttatattcaggTATGAGTAAGCAAAACAAAtacatgctttttaaaaatggtTTGCATTTTAGTTGCATTCATTTAGTAATACTCCACTTCGTATTTTAAGACACCAGgacagaaatagagaaaatataTAACGTTGGCCTGTATATTTTCTTTGATTGACCTTTTCTTAAACTGACATGAGAAAATGCTCTTATCTGCTCAACAGCCGTCTGAAGAAAGAGGGAGACAAGCAGCCTTGAAATGGTTGATATACACTGTGGACTATGGGGTGATTTTTGTATTCAGTGTGGGAGCTGTTCTTCTCTGCAGGAACCCTGTACAGAATCAGTTTACTCCCTTTCAGCACTTGAGACTCTAACCAACTTTATGGTATTGTatgaaaaaacaatttttttttccaagcacATTGACCTTGTTTTGTTGCATGTCTATTACTTAGCAgtttttactgataaaaatgaaCTCTATTGTAAAATTGTTGCTGTGCTAAAGCACTAGACGTATTTAGTATTTGCAAGGTGCTGTACAGTATCGCGAATATCCACAATACAGCTTAAGGTTTAAAACTTTATTGAAACCAACTCtataatactgtacatagtaTGTGTATCAAATAATATATTACAtgtgtaaatgagtgttttAATGTTAGATTTGGActcaaaaaagacaaaagaaccTGTGTGCAGTAAGTGCATGATTTAAATTCTGTATCATAGCTTTTCTTTAAACCTTCACTTTTTAAGCTATATCTTAGAGGGAACACTCTTATCAGTCTATAACAGTAGAGAGAGAATAGTTTTTGGACTGTTTATTGCAATACAAATGAAACTGTATTAATAACAAATGAGTAATTAATTGACGCCATGTCATATATCTCTGGATAAAGTATTATGTATAAGTAACAATATAAAGCTATCTGTGACCATTAGTGGAGTGTCATTATTTGTGCTCAAACGGACATCAGTTAGAATTATTAACCACATTACTCAAAACTTCTgatgtcaaaatgtttttctttacgCAACAGCCAAAAAGACAGTATTTTCTACAATAAACCAGTGAATACTGAAAGTAACCTTTTATGAAGTGTGTATTGAATGTTTGAGTGGTTCAGTCCCTCCAGCATTTTCTGAAAGTTATTTTAGTGgggctttttgtttgtttttgtttttttgtttttaagaagatttttgtgctttctttttttaaatgaaaaactaaTTGGCAAATTTtaaagcacaggattcttcttttataCTACTACCAGTGATGAGACATGTTTCTGTACTCATGTTTAAAAGATTTTGTGATGTCAGATGACACgtcttggcccaaatctgtgcaaaaatcattttttgtttatttctgcagtTACAAAATTCTGTAGgaactgattaaaaatataacCTTGTGTTTTGGTACATAATATTTCATGTATACTCTCCTTGTAAAGAAACACATTGCACATTATTCTGTATAATTAACATGTGATCTACAGTGGCATCCAgagtttattttctaattatttctgAGTTGACttttttagtttaaatatttaatctacATATACAGTCTATGATCGCAATGTAGTTTCCTACAATACCCACAATGCAGTGTGACTGCTGATAGTGCAGCCTGGCTTCATCTTAACCCGAAAAGGGTGGTTTAGCCTGCACAGCTCTCTCACCTCCTTTTCCATACACTCAGCTCAAATAGATCAGGTTTCAAAGCTTCAGCTTACATGCTACTACCATGTCTACAGCATTGTGTTTGTCCTCTATTAGATCTCTAACTAGCCGAGCTGATTCTCTGCTGTGAATAAACACAAAGGTATCATATTGCTGCGTTGCATGTTGAAAATTTGAGTCCACCGTTTGCTGTCTCTAATTAATCTCAGTCGGATTTCTCATTCTTATGACATTTTAGGTTTCTGGACAGCCATTAACAACTCACAGGAATGACAAAAATATAgcaccaataaacaaataagcatCACTAAGCACATCATGGTAACATATTTTTGTCATGGTAAAATAATTTTGCATCCAGATGAATATTATATAACTGGGCTATATTCACACTGAAGCTTGTGATTTCAGTATCAAAtgctattttaaattttaaatggaTTGAAGTTTCCATCCAGATTCTGTCAATACTGCAGCAATAACCACCAAttttggacaaataaaaaaaaaatcagaaaggaCATGCAATCTCACTAAAAGTTTGAAATGTCTGTAGAGAAAAGCAACaggatgtttttaaatgtttcctgACCAAGCAGGAAGAACCATTTTAAACTGCACCTGTACACAGACTATTAAAGCAAAGTGTTTTCTGGGAAAATTCAGTGTTTCacgctcttcttcttcttaggctgcttcttcttattattgttattattattgaaccAAGCAAAAAGCTATTCCTCACAAGTATATACACAATGTACTTATGCTCAGTACAGCTTGAAAATATCTACTGACACAAACCTGCAACCTGCTAGTGCTCTTCTGGTCCATAGCAACctaatttctttctgtctgaataaatatatatttaataataatgctgaTGGTCTTGTTTGCTATTgtttcaaaaatgtatttacattgtGCTTGGTTTAAATTTGTGCAAAATGAACCATTTAGCTTTTTTAATACTGGCCCCTTCTGAGAATTTTTGGAAAGACATTATGATGATCCTCAGCTGTGTCCTTTTCCATATTTCCGCAAGTACTGGATGGCTGAGATTGCACTTATATTTGCCAGGAGAGCTGGAAATGAAGAAGGAAATGATAATACCAGAAAGCAGACTCTTTATGCATATAATGCACTGAAAACCCTTCttgtaataatgtttaatatacagtaccagTATGGCCATTTAGTATTGTTCATGATGTTTTAACTCACCTGCTTTCCACATGTCTGTTGATTGTGAATTAGAAGATTTCAATACCCAAGAAGCTAAGGCAATGCAAACCAGGCACATATCTGCCTGCTTTAAAGAAAAGATAAAGTCTTCTTTTTCTGAAAGAGAATTGTATGGAAATGGTGAATAAATGTATTCTCTATTTATCCttctatcttttcttttttttaatgatgtgagACAGAGCACTGGCCTTGCAATGCCATGTTCTGTTGGAAAACCTTCCTAGACTTCATTTACTGTCACAAACCACAGTTCTGGTTTTATGTTGAACTCTGCATAACCTTCAAGGCTGTTTCTCCTTCTGAGCTGCCAAAATGCAGGCAACCTGAATACATGATGTGATTGGCTCTCTTATGGCTTGACATGATTTACCTTTACTGCAGCTTAATTATTCTTGTGGAAATAATTACTGCACTAATATTTGTGGTCATGTCATGAAGCATGTAAACATCTCATATTAAATGCCTTAAATATCTTGATGTTGGAACATCCTAAGCAGAAATGGGTGATGGTTTACTTTTTACTTACTTGAGATATATACAGCACATTGCTGTGGCTCTGCCATTTGTAAGAGGGAGTTGTTCCCCACTTGCATCAGCAGTGCTACTTGTTGAGCTCTTGAGATGTATGATGTTGCCTTCTTTGCTTCTTTTGGGAAAATCCAAGAGCTGACATTGTGGTGCCAGGTGCTCCCCTTTCCTATAAATCTTATTCTTCTCAGAGAGAAAAGACTACTCCAGTTTCGTCTTTGGCTCATGGAAAAGAACAGGTTTGGCATTCCTGATGGACTAGCAGACATTTCAGACTGGCTGCTGAAGTGAGTCAGGTCCCTTATTATCATATTATCTTGTTCAAAATCTGGGTCAACATCCAGTTCCTCTACCTGAGGGAATACCAAATCTCTCACCACTGAGTGTGAGGCAGAGAAGATGGGAACAGTCTTATCTTTGGttggaggaaagaaaaaattcCCAATCTCAAAGTCTGAGAAGAAATCATCATACATCTCACAAACAGATAAGTTCTGTGCGAATGGAAATGAGACAACAGTGTTGCTTAGTCTGTCTGAGGAACCAGCTCCATTAATGTCCTTAGCCAAAATCTCAGAAAAGGTTAACATGGATTGATTATCTGCTGTATTGCCAAATGATAAAACCGGTGTTTTCCTGATGTCTTCCAGTTCAAAAGGATTGCCATTACTGTCCTGAGTCAATGTAAGAAACAAGCTTTCTACCTCTATAGCTGGATATAAATAATGTGGGATTCCATCCTGATGATTGAGTTTAGTAATGTCTAGAGATTCAGTTTCAATGTTTCGATCAAATTCATGGCCTGGGATGTATGTAGACTCCAAATTTTCAGTCTGTTCTTTGACATGTTGAGGCTCAGGACTAGGGTTTCTGTTAAGTATTTGTAGAAACTCTTCATCACAATCCGAGAGTGTAGAGAGTTCACAACTTGAACGGTCTGGTTTAGACTCATCTACATGCGTGAAATAGTCAGAGTCTGCAGAGTCTTCCATCAAGTCATTTTCTTGCACACGGTCATGTTTAGAAGTCAGCGGTTCTTTATCTTCAAGGTGGACATCACTCTCATCAGAAATTACACTTCTGCTCATAGGAGATCTGTTATGATCTGATCTAAGatgtaaaatgtcatttattgtCAACTTCTCCATTTCATCCCAAAATGATGAAAGAGCATATACAGGGCAATTTGGACCTACAGCTGCTTCAAGACTTTCATTTTGTGATCCCTGAGTCTCCTGGGAGGAAAGTTTCAATTCTTCTGCTATTTTTGTTAGATCTTGTAGCTTTTCTAAAGGAGGAGCTGTTGCCTCCAGAATTAATCTAGAACCATTGGATTGAGTATCTTCATGAGCATTATGGGTTAAATTGATGCTCCACGGGTGATCTGGAATGGTGACATGTATGTTACTTTTGGGTTTGATGGCTATGCTTTGATCATTTACTACAGCATTACTTTGCAATTCTGCATCTGTGAGAATTAATGGTGTATGAGAAACAGGATGATTGTTTTCTAATGATTTTGTAGGATCATCTGAATTGTCTTTGTGTTTGAAACTAAAATCACAACTTGTGTTCGCTTCTTCAGCAATAAACGATGATGCCTCTGAAGTGCAGTTAATTTTTGGAATAGACAGTTTTTCCAAAGCCTCCTTTTCAGGTTCTTTCATAGGAGAAAAAATGACCTCTTGAGTATTGCATGAACCTAAAATTACCTCTTCAAAAATATGACCTCTTGAAAAAATGACCTCTTGAGTATTGCATGAACCTAAAATTACCTCTTCAAAAATATGATTAGGACATGGATTAAAGTCAATGTGTTCAGAATATGTTTGGGAAGGTTGCATACATTTACACTGTAATATTTGTCCatctttctttacttctttttcctctttattaatattatttgagacatagctctgtctttctttttctatgcTATGTCGGGTTAGTTTcctagaggtttttttttttcttcccttttttttgcCAGACTTTACTCTTATCATGACCGGACTGTCATTTACTGTTACAAACCATcgttctttctcttcttttggAGTTGCTGAACTTTCTGTAACCTTCAAAATTGTTTCTCCTTCTGAGCTGCCAACATGCTCTTCATCATGAATACATGAGAAGGAAGTGTCTGGCTCTCCAGTGGCTTGACATAACTTATCGTCACTGTGATTTTCATTATGCTTTCTGAAATCCTTTACATCTGAGGCAGTAAGTTGCTGATCGGTGTAATTGGTGTCATTGACACTTATACTGCTATCTGAGGTCAAGCATGCATGTGTGGTTGAGACATCATTCAGCTTGATCTCTGTAGTTTTCTCAGCAGAtctcttcttgtctttcttgtAACTTAAGCATTCAGGTTCTTTTGATGGGTTCTCAGGTTTGCAGTCATCCACTTCACTTTTTCTTAGTGTTGTTGCATCAGgctctttatttgttttgtcagGCTTGATCTGTAGATCTAAATCAGGCCCTTTGGTAGAATTTTTtgcatcataatcatcatcagtgTCACTTAAGCTTGAACCATCCAGGCTCGCAAGCCCTGCCGGTTGAATGGAGCATTCCTCACTCTCCTCATAGAAACTCTCCCAGTCTTGCTCCGCTATCACAACACTGTGCTCTAAGTCATCCATTACAATGGAATTTACGCAGCATGATTCAGCATCTGAAAACAGTGAAACGttgtaactttttttctgtgttggaATTATCAGTGAAACACATCACAAAGCATTTATTGTACACCAAacagtaaaattaatttaaaaaacaaactagTATATATACGCACTAAAGACaatataaaatttgatttaaaaccATCTGATAGATTTGTCGATctaaaatagacatttttaaagCGAAAATTGAGTTTTTATACACATTTGTCTCCAAAGAGAAGTATTCAGAAACGGAGATGGAAAACTGCATATATCTAAAtctagtattttatatttacgacagtgatacagtgagtgtTTCTTTTGTATCTGAATCTACTGGGACTGTAAGGTGACTCGAGAGCAAGTTGATTCATGGAAAATGTCCCAACAGTTTGGCAGATGTTCAGCATTGGCTGTTAGGCTAGAAAAACAAGTTCCATAAAAGCAAAACCATTAACAAAATCTCAGAATACATTTTTAGGAAGGCACTATATTTACAACATAACAAGTTAAGAAGCAACCCATTTCTAATTCCTGTAATCAGGGATTTGTCTCATCTGCTTTGTTTCCTATGCTCTACCAGTTAATAAtgcttctaaaataaaaaagtgaaagagtTTTTGTATGGTTTAAAAATTCAGTGGGAATTCTCAAGAAGATGGGCAGCTAATTGCCTTTAATTGCTGCAgtgtacacataataataataataataataataataataataataataataataataataataataataataacatataacTACTGTTATGCAGAAGCAACATAAGGTGACAAACAAAGTTTTTTAGTGTCTCTAAATCTTATGCGTACTGCTTCTCAAAAAaagtttgtattgtgttttttgtgtgtagtaTGCTTGAGTGACATATGTTCAAACCATTTTACCACATTAATGGGTGCAGTGTTTACACTGCGAATTAGTTACACATCAACACAGCAGGCTTTTTGGATTGTGTAAAGCAGTCACAGTATACTGATAACAATGTTTTCCCCTCTTGCTCAACTTGGGTGTAGATGCCTAtgatttcacatttaattgAATACTAGTTATATCGTCATTTGTTTTTCGTCATTTGATATGGCTCTTTGAGTAAACTGTATTAATTGCTAATACATTCAATGTCCCATGTCAAATCTGTGTACAGGACAGATATATTTATGATGTATTTTAAGTTAAGCTTTTCATTCCCTTACAATGCTAATACAACAAGATTAAACTGCAAGGTTAAAGTCAGCTGCAATCATTTAAATCGCCCCAAAAAAACCCTATCCCACTatcaaaacagacagaaattcTACACTACTCATCTATATTTTTCTTCGTTGACAGTATGGTTGTCTGGATTGTTTGCCTTACCTTTAGGTGTaagtaatattttccaaatttTTGAACATTGCCCAAGGTTGGCATGGCCCTGTCCACTGCAGTCGCACTGCCCTTGTATGTGGGAATGTGGGGCCTCAGTCTGTTATAAATAGTGCCGTGTCTCTGGTCACATGAAGGTTTGAATGTGTGCTGCCATACCAAAGTAATGCTACGCACCCTTCATTAGCACTCGTCAGCTAAACAAAATCGACCCTTTATTGctctattatttttttgttacagaattattttattagcaGAATGATTCATATTAACAAACTCATTTGCTACTGTCCACCAATGTCTCATGGGCAAACTtgcatctaaaaataaaatgtctcatTTATTCATGAGTAGCCTTTCATTTCACTGTAGTTATAACTAGATACTTACCGAGATGAAATGGTGCAACTGATATAAAGAGATGTTTCTGTTGGCCTGATGCAAATGCATTTATTTCAAATGGACAAATATCCTTAAATCAACTAACGTAAAAAGTCAAAGTTCGTAAAAAGAAAAGGAGCGTATGTATATCATGAGACTGTCATATGAATCATCttttaatggttttattttcttgatGATACAATTCCAAAGAAATGGGATTGGCTTTATAGTCAATATGACAAAGTGTGTGCGAGTAATCATTTATAAAAggtattttataaacattttgttttatgtagcacagtACCTCCACCTTTACATCACTGTTAACATTTTAGTACATACATAACACAACctggaacatttacatttccacaaTCTGGCCATTCACAAACACTTGTACAGTGGAAAATGGAGAAATCATTGAATGATGGAATAGATCACCAGAAGGCAAAATACTGTGATTTAATAAAATTGCCTGACCTCTCAATAATATGCCCTTGGTTTAGTGTATAGAAGTATTTGTTTTTTCACCTGGAAGATATTTCTTAATAAGGCATAATTCAATCAAATGAGCCACCACCCCTCATAGCACAAGGAAGTACTTGGAAGTATTGGCACCAACAAGAAAGAATAAATTTCCCCTCCTTTAACGAAGGGCTGGGTCActgattaaacaataaaatcactATTTGTACAAGTATGACAATGTTTTCCATGAAGACTACAAAGCACTGCTGTAAGTCATTCTCGATAAATGCTGTACATATAAACAGTAATGTACATTGTATAATAAAGATGTTCCTTGGAATACTGACTTTAATGTCTTCAGTTCAAAATGTTGAACATATGCCCTGCTCTTATGTATACCTGCCAATGGGGTAGTTATTTaaccatttaattttatttgaacgaaaataaattaaaataattttcaagTAAACTTAAAATGTAGTAAAATggacatttatgtaaatataagcTGCAGAATAATGACAAGCAAGAACatttctactgtatatttactcAACATTATAATACGTTTAACAACCTATGCCCAAcctatattattattttccaaaatcTGATTTATAATATTGATTTCTAAGAGCAAAGTTATCAACATTAAAATTCCAAGGTTTTGTTATAACCACACCAGGATGACAAATGGAAGGCAAACTAATTTAAGATTTCAACCAGAACAGTATATCTATAACCATTTGTTAGATTTTTGGCTCAGTTGATCTTAGCAGcacctttgattttttttagactGATACGAAAATCATGCATAAAGCTCCCAAAAACTTAAGCTTAAGCTGTAAGGCAGAGTGCACAATGTCCAGGATTTAGCAATCTCTGATTGTGGAAGACTTGGATTGTAATAATTCCATATCTATGGCACTGTCCTTGAATAATCTTCAGTAAGTTTGCATTGAAATCTATAACTCAACCTCACTGCAGGTTCACCAGAAGAATTGAATCCTGGAAACATTTACCTTTTGGTACTGGTTGAAACTGTAGTTAAGGATGTCAAATGCTCCTCCCGATCCTTAAAGCAGCCTGAAATTGTTCCCTGTTTGAAGATGCACTGGATGGGCCAGATGACTATAATAAGCAGTATGACCAACACCAAAAGGAATATCAGCAGTCGCTGCCATGTTTTGATCAGACGTGTGCAATTCCCCAGTCTGTTGTTATTAATCTCTATTTCCTCCTGTCTGTTCTCATTCTGTTGTTTGCTACCCCCGATGTCAATGCAGACACCATTGGGCGACTGTGGATTTGAGTAGCAGAGCCTCTCTCCATCTAGCCATACAATTTCCTCTTGCTGCTGGTGGCTGGGCAGTTGCCCCAGAACCTCCTGACTGGTGGTGAGAGCCGGTGGACCATTTTCAGGCACAGAAGTTGGTTGTCTGCAAAGGGGGCAGACAATTTGGGTGGAGTTTTGTTCTGGTGAAACAGCAACAAAGCGAGACAGGCACTCCAGACAGAACATGTGATTGCACTGCAGAACTTTAGGTGTCTTGAAGGTGTTATCATATGAGGTGAAGCAA encodes the following:
- the LOC113642789 gene encoding uncharacterized protein LOC113642789; the protein is MDDLEHSVVIAEQDWESFYEESEECSIQPAGLASLDGSSLSDTDDDYDAKNSTKGPDLDLQIKPDKTNKEPDATTLRKSEVDDCKPENPSKEPECLSYKKDKKRSAEKTTEIKLNDVSTTHACLTSDSSISVNDTNYTDQQLTASDVKDFRKHNENHSDDKLCQATGEPDTSFSCIHDEEHVGSSEGETILKVTESSATPKEEKERWFVTVNDSPVMIRVKSGKKKGRKKKTSRKLTRHSIEKERQSYVSNNINKEEKEVKKDGQILQCKCMQPSQTYSEHIDFNPCPNHIFEEVILGSCNTQEVIFSPMKEPEKEALEKLSIPKINCTSEASSFIAEEANTSCDFSFKHKDNSDDPTKSLENNHPVSHTPLILTDAELQSNAVVNDQSIAIKPKSNIHVTIPDHPWSINLTHNAHEDTQSNGSRLILEATAPPLEKLQDLTKIAEELKLSSQETQGSQNESLEAAVGPNCPVYALSSFWDEMEKLTINDILHLRSDHNRSPMSRSVISDESDVHLEDKEPLTSKHDRVQENDLMEDSADSDYFTHVDESKPDRSSCELSTLSDCDEEFLQILNRNPSPEPQHVKEQTENLESTYIPGHEFDRNIETESLDITKLNHQDGIPHYLYPAIEVESLFLTLTQDSNGNPFELEDIRKTPVLSFGNTADNQSMLTFSEILAKDINGAGSSDRLSNTVVSFPFAQNLSVCEMYDDFFSDFEIGNFFFPPTKDKTVPIFSASHSVVRDLVFPQVEELDVDPDFEQDNMIIRDLTHFSSQSEMSASPSGMPNLFFSMSQRRNWSSLFSLRRIRFIGKGSTWHHNVSSWIFPKEAKKATSYISRAQQVALLMQVGNNSLLQMAEPQQCAVYISKKEDFIFSLKQADMCLVCIALASWVLKSSNSQSTDMWKAALLANISAISAIQYLRKYGKGHS
- the LOC113642820 gene encoding RING finger protein 223: MQGPEELPTTSDATADTPETAFTKDEDQVWDAAPECSICFTSYDNTFKTPKVLQCNHMFCLECLSRFVAVSPEQNSTQIVCPLCRQPTSVPENGPPALTTSQEVLGQLPSHQQQEEIVWLDGERLCYSNPQSPNGVCIDIGGSKQQNENRQEEIEINNNRLGNCTRLIKTWQRLLIFLLVLVILLIIVIWPIQCIFKQGTISGCFKDREEHLTSLTTVSTSTKR